A stretch of Geomonas oryzisoli DNA encodes these proteins:
- a CDS encoding lysophospholipid acyltransferase family protein: MLRARIYLLFFVPYTLLCSLAAVIGGLFDASGRAGHAVARIWGIGSLWAARIKLQVEGLEQVPTEGPVIYMGNHQGNFDILALSRAIPRLFSWVAKEELFRVPVFGAAMRRAGYIPLDRSDGRKALRSMNQAAQRIAAGASVVIFPEGTRTKDGNLLPFKRGAFMLAARAGVPIVPFTINGSRAINPRNRLELRPGTIRISFAAPIEVAGVPEAELMERVRSAIAANLEVT, translated from the coding sequence ATGCTGAGAGCTCGTATCTACCTTCTTTTCTTCGTTCCGTACACGTTGTTGTGCAGCCTGGCCGCCGTGATCGGCGGACTTTTCGACGCCTCAGGCAGGGCCGGTCACGCCGTCGCCAGGATCTGGGGCATCGGCTCTCTCTGGGCGGCCCGCATCAAGCTGCAAGTGGAGGGGCTGGAACAGGTCCCGACCGAGGGGCCGGTCATCTACATGGGGAACCACCAGGGGAACTTCGACATCCTGGCCCTGAGCCGCGCCATCCCGCGCCTGTTCTCCTGGGTCGCCAAGGAAGAACTTTTCAGGGTGCCGGTGTTCGGCGCGGCGATGCGCCGGGCGGGGTACATCCCGCTGGACAGAAGCGACGGCAGGAAGGCGCTCAGGAGCATGAACCAGGCGGCGCAGCGCATCGCCGCGGGGGCAAGCGTGGTGATCTTCCCCGAAGGGACCCGCACCAAGGACGGCAACCTGCTTCCCTTCAAGCGCGGCGCTTTCATGCTGGCCGCCCGCGCCGGCGTCCCCATCGTCCCCTTCACCATCAACGGCAGCCGGGCGATCAACCCGCGCAACCGTCTCGAGTTGAGACCCGGAACCATCAGGATCAGTTTCGCAGCGCCCATCGAGGTCGCTGGAGTCCCGGAGGCCGAACTGATGGAGCGGGTGCGTTCGGCGATCGCAGCAAACCTGGAGGTTACGTAA
- a CDS encoding single-stranded DNA-binding protein has product MASLNKVMLIGNLGKDPEVRYTAGGTAVASFSLATTDRIKGKDGNWEDKTEWHNITLWARLAEIAGEYLSKGKTVYIEGRLQTRKWTDKDGKDRYTTEIVGEKMQMLSAKGEGGGQRQGGGRPQQDYNQGGGYEEPVFNPDDEIPF; this is encoded by the coding sequence ATGGCAAGTCTCAACAAGGTGATGCTCATAGGCAACCTGGGCAAGGACCCCGAGGTGCGCTACACCGCCGGCGGTACCGCCGTAGCCTCCTTCTCCCTGGCCACCACCGACCGCATCAAGGGCAAGGACGGCAACTGGGAAGACAAGACCGAATGGCACAACATCACCCTCTGGGCGCGTCTTGCCGAGATCGCCGGCGAGTACCTCTCCAAGGGGAAGACCGTATATATCGAGGGACGTCTACAGACCCGCAAGTGGACCGACAAGGACGGCAAGGACCGCTACACCACCGAGATCGTCGGTGAGAAGATGCAGATGCTTTCCGCCAAGGGCGAAGGCGGCGGCCAGCGCCAGGGCGGCGGCAGGCCCCAGCAGGATTACAACCAGGGCGGCGGTTACGAGGAGCCGGTGTTCAACCCGGACGACGAGATCCCGTTCTAG